The Devosia sp. MC521 genome has a segment encoding these proteins:
- a CDS encoding NAD-glutamate dehydrogenase: MNDEVISRILETSQQFNSDDSGENDFLKSALKTIDASDLERADSAVLLADLRNTYQRLQEIDTTKLKLWVTPPAGAGAPLVLDIISPDMPYIVDSVLAAVRSGGGNVRLFAHPIVRPQSAAERQVSVLHIQADPVADQSALIEEIAQTLRDVHSAVTDLSPMLSAVRAATQAIPETMAGAAEAKAFVEWLTHYNFIFVGVKDFRLVGDELIEADGPGLGLFHEPNFKVVRSGADYVHSTPELVGFAKSDEPILVTKANLRSRIHRRAHLDYIGIKRYGPSGEPIGELRVVGLYTAQAQSAAHTDVPIIRQKIAEVMQRSAIDPLAHAGRMLLSALNSYPRDELFQVSTEQLTEFAEAIAALYDRPRVRVLPRVDRFDNFVSILVYVPRDLYDGDLRSQITQFLAQEYDGRVSAFYPHFLENELVRLHVIIGRNGGPTPRPERQRLEHAIEALTHNFGDRLADAASDPAHISDWRNAFTTAYQSRTSVEDALEDIGVFNQLGEDIAVRLRTRAESDGSLGLKFYKKGQPIPLSDRVPMLEHFGFRVIDERSYTITPRDGEVRYLHDMLLEVGDDARSDIAQVARDIEAGILAVWHKDAESDQLNTLITTTPLTWSQVALLRAFSRYLRQVGTPFSQRYIAQVLVTQKEAACALIDLFAALHDPSQNDPTRAAEDARSRLSILRGQTSSLDEDTILARFQNLMEASLRTNAYQVDRPALAIKFESAKIEGLAEPKPYREISVYSPRVEGIHMRFGAIARGGLRWSDRPEDYRTEVLGLVKAQQVKNAVIVPVGAKGGFVPKHLTAGMAREDFLKEGTESYKIFIGSLLDVTDNLIEGEVVPPQSLVRRDGDDPYLVVAADKGTASFSDLANSIAISRGFWLGDAFASGGSAGYDHKKMAITARGGWEAVKRHFREMGHDTQSEPFIVAGVGDMSGDVFGNGMLLSEHIRLVAAFDHRDIFLDPNPNEVTSFAERKRLFALPRSSWQDYDKGLISDGGGVYSRAAKTIPLSPAMQERLGLLKTEATPAEVMRAILRAPVDLLWFGGIGTYIKAASEDDAQVGDRANDGIRVAAETVRAKVVGEGANLGVTQLGRIAFAMGGGRINTDAIDNSAGVNSSDLEVNIKIALSPVVAQGALDAESRVQFLASMTDEVAQLCLDNNYRQTLALTQSEQAGIGELAAHRGLIAFLEAEGRLNRPVEFLPSDEALDARARDGKGLTRPELAVLLAYAKLSLFDHLIDGPAPDHAYLAKELNRYFPTALNERFGEAVENHQLKREVVATVLANEMINFGGPSFVSDLSAATSATAADAALAYIAVRDSFGLEALIAAIDGLDGRVSSAVQLTLYDQIRDLLRRETLWFIRNTELSGDFASIVETYRQGVETLLAEGHLLTSSQRDDLNARVSALTQNGVPSELAQRIAELPIMAHATDIALVANRSNTSITKAAKAYFSVAGQFELFGLMAEGKAIELSDPFERIALDRAQANLMRALRDLTTDALAAGSFETLLALRGDSISKASQAISRLRESALSVSKLSVAAGLLADLAQEA; the protein is encoded by the coding sequence ATGAATGACGAAGTCATTTCACGGATTTTAGAAACATCTCAGCAGTTTAATTCAGACGACAGCGGTGAAAATGACTTCCTCAAATCAGCACTTAAGACGATAGACGCTAGCGATCTTGAGCGCGCCGACAGCGCTGTATTGCTGGCAGACCTGCGGAACACTTACCAGCGTCTCCAAGAGATCGACACCACCAAGCTGAAATTGTGGGTCACCCCACCAGCAGGCGCGGGTGCGCCCCTGGTGCTCGATATTATCTCCCCAGACATGCCCTATATCGTCGACAGCGTGTTGGCGGCAGTGCGCAGCGGCGGCGGGAATGTCCGCCTGTTTGCCCATCCTATTGTCCGCCCGCAAAGCGCGGCCGAGCGGCAAGTGAGCGTTTTACATATCCAGGCTGATCCGGTGGCCGATCAATCTGCATTGATCGAAGAGATCGCGCAAACCCTGCGCGATGTGCATAGCGCAGTGACCGACCTATCGCCGATGTTGTCTGCGGTGCGTGCTGCAACGCAGGCCATACCTGAGACAATGGCAGGGGCCGCTGAGGCAAAGGCGTTTGTCGAGTGGCTGACGCATTACAATTTCATTTTTGTGGGCGTGAAGGACTTCCGCCTTGTGGGCGATGAGTTGATCGAGGCCGATGGCCCTGGTCTTGGCCTTTTCCACGAGCCTAATTTTAAGGTGGTGCGCAGCGGGGCAGACTATGTCCACTCGACGCCGGAGCTGGTTGGCTTTGCAAAAAGCGACGAGCCTATCCTTGTGACGAAAGCCAATTTGCGCAGCCGCATCCATCGGCGTGCGCATCTCGATTACATCGGCATCAAGCGCTATGGGCCGAGCGGCGAGCCAATCGGGGAGCTGCGCGTCGTCGGGCTCTATACTGCGCAAGCGCAATCGGCGGCGCATACGGACGTCCCTATTATCCGGCAAAAAATCGCCGAGGTTATGCAGCGCTCAGCGATTGATCCGCTGGCTCACGCGGGGCGCATGCTGCTCAGCGCGCTCAATAGCTATCCACGCGATGAATTGTTTCAGGTTTCAACCGAGCAACTCACCGAGTTCGCGGAAGCTATTGCCGCGCTCTACGATCGGCCAAGGGTGCGCGTGTTACCACGGGTGGATCGGTTTGATAATTTCGTGTCGATCTTGGTCTATGTGCCCCGCGATCTCTATGACGGCGATTTGCGATCACAGATCACGCAATTCCTAGCGCAGGAATACGACGGACGCGTCTCTGCATTTTATCCGCATTTCCTCGAAAACGAGCTCGTCAGGCTGCATGTGATTATCGGGCGCAATGGTGGCCCGACGCCGCGCCCCGAGAGACAGCGTTTGGAACACGCTATCGAGGCGCTGACGCATAATTTCGGCGATCGTCTGGCCGACGCTGCGAGTGACCCGGCGCATATCAGCGATTGGCGTAATGCGTTCACTACCGCCTATCAGAGCCGCACGAGCGTGGAGGATGCGCTTGAGGATATCGGCGTGTTTAACCAGCTTGGCGAGGACATAGCGGTCCGGCTGCGGACACGGGCCGAGAGCGATGGTTCGCTGGGGTTGAAGTTCTACAAAAAGGGTCAGCCTATCCCGCTGAGCGACCGTGTGCCGATGCTGGAGCACTTTGGCTTCCGCGTGATTGATGAGCGCAGCTACACCATCACCCCCCGCGACGGCGAAGTGCGATACTTGCACGATATGCTGCTGGAAGTGGGAGACGATGCGCGCTCGGACATTGCGCAGGTGGCGCGGGACATCGAAGCGGGGATTTTAGCTGTCTGGCACAAGGATGCTGAAAGCGACCAACTCAATACGCTGATCACCACCACTCCCCTCACCTGGTCGCAAGTGGCGCTGCTGCGCGCCTTTTCGCGCTATTTGCGACAAGTCGGAACGCCGTTCTCACAGCGCTACATCGCGCAGGTACTGGTGACCCAGAAAGAAGCCGCCTGTGCCTTGATCGACCTGTTTGCGGCGCTTCACGATCCATCGCAGAACGATCCGACGCGCGCTGCTGAGGATGCACGAAGCCGTTTGTCGATCCTGCGCGGCCAGACAAGTTCGCTCGACGAAGACACGATCCTCGCGCGGTTCCAAAACCTTATGGAAGCGTCGCTGCGCACCAATGCCTATCAGGTGGACCGCCCGGCGCTGGCGATCAAGTTTGAGAGCGCCAAGATTGAGGGACTGGCTGAACCGAAACCCTATCGCGAAATCTCAGTGTATTCGCCGCGCGTTGAGGGCATTCACATGCGGTTTGGCGCGATTGCGCGCGGCGGCCTCCGCTGGTCGGATCGTCCTGAGGACTATCGGACTGAAGTGCTAGGTCTAGTCAAAGCCCAGCAGGTCAAGAATGCGGTGATTGTACCCGTCGGGGCCAAGGGCGGCTTTGTGCCTAAACATCTGACGGCGGGGATGGCGCGCGAAGATTTCCTGAAAGAGGGAACCGAGAGCTACAAGATCTTCATCGGCTCGCTGCTGGATGTGACCGACAATCTAATCGAGGGCGAAGTGGTGCCACCGCAAAGCCTAGTGCGGCGCGATGGTGATGATCCCTATCTCGTGGTTGCAGCGGATAAGGGGACAGCCAGCTTTTCGGACTTGGCCAACTCTATCGCGATATCGCGTGGCTTCTGGCTCGGCGATGCTTTCGCCTCTGGCGGCTCGGCCGGCTACGACCACAAGAAGATGGCGATTACAGCGCGCGGCGGTTGGGAAGCGGTGAAACGTCACTTCCGCGAAATGGGGCATGACACGCAGTCTGAGCCCTTCATCGTGGCTGGTGTTGGCGACATGAGTGGGGACGTTTTTGGCAATGGCATGCTGCTGAGCGAGCACATTCGCTTGGTCGCCGCTTTTGACCACCGTGACATTTTCCTCGACCCAAACCCAAACGAAGTCACGAGCTTTGCCGAGCGCAAGCGGCTCTTTGCCCTGCCCCGCTCCAGTTGGCAGGACTACGACAAGGGCCTCATTTCGGATGGCGGTGGCGTTTATTCACGCGCGGCTAAAACGATCCCTCTGAGCCCGGCGATGCAGGAGCGGCTTGGACTGCTCAAGACCGAAGCGACGCCTGCCGAAGTTATGCGCGCGATCCTGCGGGCGCCGGTGGACCTGCTTTGGTTCGGCGGCATTGGCACCTACATCAAGGCGGCCAGTGAAGATGACGCGCAGGTCGGGGACCGCGCCAATGATGGTATTCGCGTTGCGGCCGAAACGGTCCGAGCCAAGGTGGTTGGCGAAGGGGCGAACCTAGGCGTGACGCAATTGGGCCGCATTGCTTTTGCGATGGGTGGCGGGCGGATCAACACCGACGCTATCGACAATTCCGCTGGCGTGAACTCGTCTGACCTTGAGGTGAATATCAAGATCGCGTTGTCGCCCGTTGTTGCACAAGGCGCGTTGGACGCGGAAAGTCGGGTGCAATTTCTCGCCAGCATGACCGATGAGGTCGCGCAGCTGTGTCTCGACAATAATTATCGGCAGACGCTGGCGCTGACCCAATCGGAGCAAGCAGGGATTGGCGAACTTGCGGCCCACCGCGGTCTCATTGCGTTTCTTGAAGCGGAGGGGCGGCTCAACCGCCCTGTTGAGTTCTTGCCCAGCGACGAAGCGCTCGATGCGCGGGCGCGCGACGGCAAAGGGCTGACGCGGCCAGAACTGGCGGTGCTTTTGGCCTATGCCAAGCTGTCGCTGTTCGATCATTTGATTGACGGCCCTGCCCCAGACCATGCTTACCTCGCCAAAGAACTAAACCGTTATTTCCCGACCGCGCTCAATGAGCGGTTTGGCGAAGCGGTGGAAAATCATCAGCTGAAGCGTGAAGTTGTGGCGACGGTTCTCGCCAATGAGATGATCAACTTCGGCGGCCCAAGTTTTGTTTCAGACTTGAGTGCTGCGACCAGTGCCACTGCAGCTGACGCCGCATTGGCCTATATTGCCGTCCGCGACAGTTTTGGCTTGGAGGCTTTGATCGCGGCAATCGACGGGCTTGATGGTCGTGTGTCGAGCGCGGTGCAGCTCACCCTTTATGATCAGATCCGCGATTTGTTGCGGCGCGAAACACTCTGGTTCATCCGTAACACGGAGCTGTCGGGTGATTTTGCGTCAATCGTCGAAACCTATCGCCAAGGCGTCGAAACGCTTCTTGCTGAGGGGCACCTTTTGACCAGCAGCCAGCGCGACGACCTCAACGCGCGAGTATCGGCATTGACGCAGAATGGGGTGCCCTCAGAGCTGGCCCAGCGGATAGCGGAGCTGCCGATTATGGCCCACGCAACCGATATTGCGCTGGTGGCGAACCGCTCAAACACAAGCATCACGAAGGCGGCGAAGGCCTATTTCAGTGTCGCTGGGCAGTTTGAGCTTTTTGGCCTTATGGCCGAGGGCAAGGCGATTGAGTTGAGCGATCCGTTTGAGCGCATAGCTCTGGATCGGGCGCAGGCAAATCTGATGCGGGCGCTGCGCGATCTGACCACAGATGCACTCGCTGCTGGTTCGTTTGAAACGCTGCTCGCGCTGCGCGGTGACAGTATATCGAAGGCGAGCCAAGCAATTTCTCGCCTCCGCGAGAGCGCGCTGAGTGTTTCAAAGCTCAGCGTCGCTGCGGGGCTACTCGCTGACCTCGCTCAAGAAGCGTAA
- a CDS encoding class 1 fructose-bisphosphatase, with the protein MTTLAQWLALETPDTALASVIASMASAGADIAATLRMAPITGDTGLAGATNVQGEAQKALDIISNDIVLAHLRDNPKVSLLVSEEMDDAVELSVDAPFIVATDPLDGSSNLDVNVTVGTIFSVLPTLGGPLQKGTAQVAAGYIAYGHATTMVLRIKGRTSGFALDTSGEWIEIIAEAKIPDATGEFAINTARERFWDAATAGYVRESIAGETGPAGKRYNMRWVGSMVADMHRILMRGGIFLYPLDSETVSKGGRLRLLYEANPMAWLAEGAGGRASTGTQSLLSVQPTSIHQRIPVILGSAEEVRRVEAWYAKS; encoded by the coding sequence ATGACGACTCTCGCGCAATGGCTCGCCCTAGAAACACCTGACACAGCATTGGCGAGCGTAATCGCCTCCATGGCTTCAGCCGGAGCGGACATCGCCGCGACTTTGCGGATGGCGCCGATTACCGGAGATACCGGACTGGCAGGGGCGACCAATGTGCAGGGCGAAGCGCAGAAGGCGCTCGACATTATCTCCAATGACATCGTGCTGGCGCATCTTCGGGACAATCCCAAGGTGTCGCTGCTCGTTTCTGAGGAAATGGATGATGCCGTGGAGCTGTCTGTTGATGCACCGTTTATCGTCGCGACAGACCCCCTTGATGGTTCATCTAACCTCGACGTGAACGTTACCGTTGGGACGATCTTTTCCGTCCTTCCGACGCTCGGCGGTCCACTCCAGAAGGGCACAGCGCAGGTCGCTGCAGGCTATATTGCCTATGGCCACGCTACCACGATGGTATTGCGCATCAAGGGCAGAACCTCTGGCTTTGCGCTCGACACTTCGGGCGAATGGATCGAGATTATTGCCGAGGCAAAGATCCCCGACGCCACAGGTGAATTTGCCATCAATACGGCGCGAGAGCGCTTTTGGGATGCGGCAACCGCCGGCTATGTGCGCGAGAGCATTGCTGGGGAAACTGGCCCCGCCGGCAAGCGCTACAATATGCGTTGGGTCGGTTCGATGGTGGCGGACATGCATCGCATTCTCATGCGTGGCGGCATTTTCCTTTACCCACTCGACAGTGAAACAGTGAGCAAGGGCGGCCGTTTGCGGCTGCTCTATGAAGCAAACCCCATGGCATGGCTGGCGGAAGGCGCTGGCGGACGCGCCTCGACCGGCACCCAATCGCTTTTGAGCGTCCAGCCGACAAGCATTCACCAGCGTATTCCGGTTATTCTGGGCTCCGCCGAGGAAGTGCGCCGCGTTGAGGCTTGGTACGCTAAAAGCTAA